One stretch of Arachis duranensis cultivar V14167 chromosome 1, aradu.V14167.gnm2.J7QH, whole genome shotgun sequence DNA includes these proteins:
- the LOC107489485 gene encoding uncharacterized protein LOC107489485: MEGQEQILHIQSKWMRQQEEWQKQHMEQQQEQYSQLTQAIHQVTERQERQDKRLQELNQRQLAQMKSFNEFNVLNEGRQLHREEFKVNTQARLNYMSSNMHHLHYAIPTFDEVQKEFVEQEERKVKQQKDTLKKKMEDAGFWKKLLGKGKESGSTSTQEKHQEDKQEGEHGKPYE, encoded by the coding sequence ATGGAGGGACAAGAGCAAATACTTCACATTCAGTCCAAATGGATGAGACAACAAGAAGAGTGGCAGAAACAACACATGGAGCAGCAACAGGAGCAATACTCCCAACTCACTCAAGCCATCCACCAAGTTACTGAGAGGCAAGAGCGTCAAGATAAACGccttcaagaactcaaccaGCGGCAACTAGCTCAAATGAAATCATTCAATGAGTTCAATGTACTGAATGAAGGAAGGCAGTTACATAGGGAGGAGTTTAAGGTAAACACTCAGGCCAGGTTGAACTACATGTCCAGCAATATGCATCATCTACATTATGCCATTCCCACATTTGATGAGGTCCAAAAAGAGTTTGTTGAACAGGAAGAAAGGAAGGTGAAACAGCAGAAGGACACactaaagaagaagatggaagatgCTGGCTTCTGGAAGAAACTGCTTGGGAAAGGCAAAGAAAGTGGGAGCACAAGCACTCAAGAAAAACACCAAGAGGACAAGCAAGAAGGAGAGCATGGGAAACCATatgagtaa